The following coding sequences are from one Devosia yakushimensis window:
- the nuoL gene encoding NADH-quinone oxidoreductase subunit L codes for MIQAIVFLPLIGALIAGLLGRTIGHRPSEYITTGLLLVAAVLSWVVFLPVAFGGGLAGAVTDGHTAVLKVEIMRWIQVGDMDLRWTLRVDTLTAIMLVVVNTVSSLVHVYSIGYMADDPHRNRFFAYLSLFTFAMLMLVTADNFLQMFFGWEGVGLASYLLIGFWYTKPSANAAAMKAFVVNRVGDFGFALGIFGAFMVLGHIDFDGAFHAVPEAATATIRFLSWDLHAMTVVCLLLFMGAMGKSAQFLLHTWLPDAMEGPTPVSALIHAATMVTAGVFMVARFSPLFETSPTAMTVVLVIGAITAFFAATVGLVQNDIKRVIAYSTCSQLGYMFVALGAGAYSAGVFHLFTHAFFKALLFLGAGAVIHAMHHEQDMRNMGGLRHKIKITYVMMLIGTLALTGVGIPGIDFFWTGFAGFYSKDAIIEAAYAVGGNTGMFAFWLLVIAALFTSFYSWRLIHLTFHGTPRPAGHGHDDHAHDDHAHDDHAAHDDHGHHDHGSAYDHAHEAPKVMLIPLYVLAFGAVVAGAVFYGMFFHDVEHIEHFFAGSLVVDHEIIEAAHHVPLWVKWSATISMILGFVAAWYMYIRSPETPKRLAAQNPALYRFLLNKWYFDELYDRIFVKPALWIGRAVWKGFDDWLIDEKLTEGLGRRVQNVTSWATKLQSGYVYHYAFAMLIGIAALLTWAIVAGGLI; via the coding sequence ATGATTCAAGCGATTGTTTTCCTGCCCCTTATCGGCGCGTTGATCGCCGGGCTGCTGGGGCGCACCATCGGGCACCGCCCCAGTGAGTACATCACCACGGGGCTCCTGCTGGTTGCTGCTGTCCTGTCCTGGGTTGTCTTCCTGCCGGTCGCCTTTGGCGGCGGGCTGGCTGGCGCTGTGACCGACGGCCACACGGCCGTGCTCAAGGTCGAGATCATGCGTTGGATCCAGGTCGGCGACATGGACCTGCGCTGGACGCTGCGCGTTGACACGCTCACCGCCATCATGCTGGTCGTGGTCAACACGGTCTCGAGCCTGGTGCATGTCTATTCCATCGGCTACATGGCAGACGATCCGCACCGCAACCGGTTCTTCGCCTATCTCTCGCTCTTCACCTTCGCCATGCTCATGCTGGTGACGGCCGACAACTTCCTGCAGATGTTCTTCGGCTGGGAAGGCGTGGGGCTGGCCTCCTATCTGCTGATCGGCTTCTGGTACACCAAGCCTTCGGCCAATGCGGCGGCGATGAAGGCATTCGTGGTCAACCGCGTGGGTGACTTCGGCTTCGCCCTGGGCATTTTCGGCGCCTTCATGGTGCTGGGCCACATCGATTTCGACGGCGCTTTCCATGCCGTGCCAGAAGCTGCGACCGCCACGATCCGCTTCCTGTCGTGGGACCTCCACGCCATGACCGTGGTCTGCCTGCTGCTGTTCATGGGTGCCATGGGCAAGTCGGCCCAGTTCCTACTGCACACCTGGCTGCCGGACGCCATGGAAGGCCCGACCCCCGTGTCGGCGCTGATCCATGCCGCTACCATGGTGACCGCTGGCGTGTTTATGGTCGCGCGCTTCTCGCCGCTGTTCGAGACCTCGCCAACGGCAATGACCGTCGTGCTGGTGATCGGCGCCATCACCGCCTTCTTCGCGGCAACGGTTGGCCTCGTGCAAAACGACATCAAGCGCGTCATCGCCTATTCGACCTGCTCGCAGCTCGGCTACATGTTCGTGGCGCTCGGGGCAGGGGCTTACTCGGCTGGTGTCTTCCACCTTTTCACGCACGCCTTCTTCAAGGCATTGCTGTTCCTGGGCGCCGGCGCTGTTATCCACGCCATGCACCATGAGCAGGACATGCGGAACATGGGCGGGCTGCGGCACAAGATTAAGATCACCTATGTCATGATGCTGATTGGTACGCTGGCGCTTACCGGCGTCGGTATTCCGGGTATTGACTTCTTCTGGACTGGTTTTGCCGGTTTCTATTCAAAGGATGCGATCATTGAAGCGGCCTATGCGGTCGGCGGCAATACCGGCATGTTTGCTTTCTGGCTGCTTGTCATCGCGGCTCTGTTCACCAGCTTCTACTCCTGGCGCCTGATCCACCTGACCTTCCACGGCACGCCGCGCCCGGCCGGTCACGGTCATGACGATCATGCCCATGACGATCATGCCCATGACGATCATGCGGCGCACGATGACCACGGCCATCACGATCATGGCTCGGCCTATGACCATGCCCACGAAGCGCCCAAGGTCATGCTGATCCCGCTTTATGTGCTGGCCTTCGGCGCAGTCGTTGCGGGCGCGGTGTTCTACGGCATGTTCTTCCACGATGTGGAGCATATCGAACACTTCTTCGCCGGCTCGCTCGTGGTCGATCACGAGATCATCGAAGCCGCTCACCATGTCCCGCTCTGGGTCAAGTGGAGCGCGACCATCTCGATGATCCTCGGCTTCGTTGCCGCCTGGTACATGTATATCCGCTCGCCCGAGACGCCCAAGCGCCTCGCTGCGCAGAACCCGGCGCTCTACCGGTTCCTGCTCAACAAGTGGTATTTCGACGAGCTGTACGACCGGATTTTCGTCAAGCCTGCGCTCTGGATCGGCCGTGCCGTCTGGAAGGGTTTCGATGACTGGCTGATCGATGAGAAGCTGACCGAGGGCCTTGGCCGTCGCGTGCAGAATGTGACCTCCTGGGCCACCAAGCTGCAGTCCGGCTACGTTTACCACTATGCCTTCGCCATGCTGATCGGCATTGCGGCGCTGTTGACCTGGGCCATCGTGGCCGGGGGACTGATCTGA